The Irregularibacter muris genome contains a region encoding:
- a CDS encoding tetratricopeptide repeat protein — protein sequence MKKTKITLLLILLTLIFPSPAFADIPSTGWTGHGLYLLKDDNIYVNSAEIDIIINNDQTTTVEAKYELENKEDNTISVYMGVPEHEVELQNFTSKVLPYRYGNKKVSGSAINSQIKDLKVNYNNWRTWYAPFQAKEKRTVEFTYKVDNKYISEGRYLISYQMDHIKSWKGKPQNVHVKIHFEDKEVKIYNFGSEFSVQPKVKEDFTLEWSFKDFAGNESIDFDYYFVNDEIIKYLEKHSSSKIKNITNAYVSKDYPQVIQLGKEYLQSSEGGQLQREIYFLMADAYERTGQPEESLIVYQLIEGNPGFHEGIQEKMQQLITYNRVLDYYQIEDYKQMYRLLSQVKEDPQYSFIYKDWAEKQMKTIPTEELNKIIEEEREYHGIEKIIRDFTNGVYNNYILIGLGGLIGIGGAINMIRKKKNDKKSLFKK from the coding sequence GTGAAAAAAACAAAGATCACCCTATTATTGATATTACTGACATTGATTTTTCCATCACCGGCCTTTGCAGATATTCCCTCTACAGGATGGACAGGCCATGGATTGTACCTATTAAAAGATGATAATATATATGTAAACTCTGCAGAGATAGACATTATTATCAACAATGATCAAACTACTACAGTAGAAGCCAAATATGAACTTGAAAATAAAGAAGATAATACCATAAGTGTATATATGGGAGTACCTGAGCATGAAGTTGAATTACAGAACTTTACCAGCAAAGTTTTACCCTATCGCTATGGAAACAAAAAGGTAAGTGGCAGTGCCATAAATAGCCAAATCAAGGACTTAAAAGTAAATTACAACAATTGGAGAACATGGTATGCTCCCTTTCAGGCAAAAGAGAAAAGAACAGTAGAATTCACCTATAAAGTAGATAATAAATATATAAGCGAGGGGAGATATCTCATCTCCTATCAAATGGATCATATCAAGTCATGGAAAGGCAAGCCCCAAAATGTCCATGTGAAAATTCATTTTGAGGATAAAGAAGTGAAAATATACAATTTTGGTAGTGAATTTAGTGTGCAGCCCAAAGTGAAAGAAGACTTTACTTTAGAGTGGAGTTTTAAAGATTTCGCAGGCAATGAAAGTATTGATTTTGATTATTATTTTGTGAATGATGAAATTATAAAATATTTGGAAAAGCATTCCTCTAGTAAAATCAAAAATATCACCAATGCCTATGTGAGCAAAGATTATCCCCAAGTAATCCAATTGGGAAAGGAATATTTACAAAGCTCTGAAGGTGGACAACTACAGAGGGAAATATATTTTCTGATGGCAGATGCCTATGAAAGAACAGGACAACCTGAAGAAAGCCTCATTGTGTATCAACTCATTGAAGGAAATCCAGGTTTTCATGAAGGGATTCAGGAAAAAATGCAACAGCTTATCACCTATAATAGAGTTTTGGATTATTATCAAATTGAGGATTATAAGCAGATGTATCGCCTATTGTCACAGGTGAAGGAGGACCCCCAATATAGTTTTATTTACAAGGACTGGGCAGAAAAACAAATGAAAACTATTCCTACGGAGGAACTCAACAAGATAATAGAAGAGGAAAGAGAATATCATGGCATAGAAAAAATCATACGGGATTTTACCAATGGAGTTTATAATAATTATATTCTAATTGGACTTGGAGGGCTAATTGGGATTGGCGGAGCTATAAATATGATTAGAAAGAAGAAAAACGATAAAAAATCTTTATTTAAAAAATAA
- a CDS encoding M20 metallopeptidase family protein, whose protein sequence is MKITPLQDIQELYQEAIYLRRKLHKIPEMAFQEFKTSKFISNYLKNLGLEVQENIAGTGVIAYLPGIKGKKTYAFRADMDALPVTERTRVDFASIHHGKMHACGHDGHMTILLLLAKVLCKNKKTLQDNLLFIFQPGEEGPGGALPMIQEGILDQYHVDSIFGLHIYPEIEQGKIGCCPGPMMAQNGEFDIIIKGKSGHGARPQEGIDSIVMASQLIAALQSIISRNINPIEGGVVTVGTIKGGEARNIIAKEVLLEGTLRAFIEEIYEDIKERLNKNAQGVAMAHESIIDVCIRDMYPPVNNHEKLFKYFKRAIPEENLQIIDPLMISEDFSYYQKEIPGLFFLLGSQNHGKGYIHGLHSNQFNFDEKILLIGVEAFYRILKIMGGIE, encoded by the coding sequence ATGAAAATTACTCCATTGCAAGATATTCAAGAACTTTATCAGGAGGCTATTTATCTAAGGAGAAAATTACACAAAATACCGGAGATGGCCTTTCAGGAGTTTAAAACCAGTAAATTTATTAGCAACTACCTTAAAAATCTAGGATTAGAGGTGCAGGAAAATATAGCAGGTACAGGGGTTATTGCCTATCTTCCAGGAATTAAAGGTAAAAAAACCTATGCTTTCCGTGCGGATATGGATGCTTTACCTGTGACTGAAAGGACTCGAGTGGATTTTGCATCTATTCATCATGGAAAAATGCATGCCTGTGGTCATGATGGACATATGACGATACTTCTCCTGTTGGCAAAAGTTCTTTGTAAAAATAAGAAAACCCTACAGGATAACCTTCTTTTTATCTTTCAGCCCGGAGAGGAAGGTCCAGGGGGAGCGCTTCCCATGATTCAAGAAGGGATATTGGATCAATATCATGTAGACTCTATTTTTGGTCTGCATATTTACCCAGAAATTGAACAAGGGAAAATAGGATGTTGCCCTGGCCCTATGATGGCACAAAACGGCGAATTTGATATTATCATCAAAGGAAAGAGTGGTCATGGTGCCCGCCCTCAGGAGGGTATTGACAGTATAGTGATGGCGTCCCAACTCATTGCCGCCCTTCAAAGTATTATTAGCAGAAACATTAATCCCATTGAGGGAGGAGTCGTAACCGTAGGCACTATAAAAGGAGGAGAGGCTAGAAATATTATTGCAAAGGAAGTATTGCTGGAAGGCACCCTCAGAGCCTTTATAGAGGAAATATATGAGGATATTAAAGAAAGATTAAATAAAAATGCTCAAGGGGTGGCAATGGCCCATGAAAGTATAATAGATGTGTGCATAAGGGATATGTACCCTCCAGTGAATAATCATGAAAAGTTATTTAAGTATTTTAAAAGAGCAATACCCGAAGAAAATTTGCAGATTATAGATCCTCTAATGATTTCTGAAGACTTTTCCTACTATCAAAAAGAAATCCCCGGTCTATTCTTTCTACTAGGTTCACAAAATCATGGAAAAGGATATATTCATGGGCTACATTCTAATCAATTTAATTTTGATGAAAAAATATTATTAATAGGTGTGGAAGCTTTTTATCGTATTTTAAAAATTATGGGAGGGATAGAATAA
- a CDS encoding aspartate-semialdehyde dehydrogenase, producing MHRKLNVALVGATGMVGRKILEILEERNFPINNLHVLASSRSVGLELDFRGKKYIVNELNAESFNHVDLAFFAAGGAISEVYVPTAVSKGVIIIDNSSVFRMDPSVPLIVPEVNPEAVMKNKGILANPNCSTIQAVLPLKALHHSYKIKRVVFSTYQAVSGSGTKGYKDLQEGIKGNNPEFYPHPIAFNCIPHIDYFLKNGYTKEEMKMMEETKKILNDHSIGITATTVRVPVFYGHSESINIEFEKAFKMEEVREILRDMPGIILLDEPSDNIYPLASFAQGKDEVFVGRLRKDESVEYGLNLWVVADNIRKGAATNAVQIAELLLEKDLIGCS from the coding sequence ATGCATAGAAAATTAAACGTCGCTCTGGTAGGAGCAACGGGTATGGTAGGAAGAAAGATATTAGAAATTTTAGAAGAACGAAACTTTCCCATAAATAACTTGCATGTCTTAGCTTCTTCTCGATCAGTTGGTTTAGAACTTGACTTCAGAGGAAAAAAATATATAGTGAATGAATTAAATGCCGAATCCTTCAATCATGTTGATTTGGCTTTTTTTGCTGCCGGTGGAGCAATTAGTGAAGTCTATGTCCCGACAGCTGTATCTAAAGGAGTTATAATCATAGACAATAGTAGTGTTTTTCGAATGGATCCTTCCGTTCCCCTAATTGTACCTGAAGTAAATCCTGAGGCTGTAATGAAAAATAAGGGCATCCTAGCAAATCCCAATTGTTCTACTATTCAGGCCGTACTCCCCCTAAAGGCATTACATCATTCCTATAAAATAAAAAGAGTAGTCTTTTCCACCTATCAAGCAGTATCTGGCTCGGGGACTAAAGGCTATAAGGACTTACAAGAAGGAATTAAAGGAAATAATCCAGAATTTTATCCTCACCCAATTGCCTTTAACTGTATTCCTCATATAGACTACTTCTTGAAAAACGGTTATACCAAGGAAGAGATGAAAATGATGGAAGAAACAAAAAAAATACTTAATGACCATTCCATAGGCATTACTGCCACTACCGTAAGAGTGCCTGTATTTTATGGTCATAGTGAGAGTATCAATATAGAATTTGAAAAGGCCTTTAAGATGGAAGAAGTAAGGGAGATTTTAAGGGATATGCCTGGCATTATCCTCTTGGATGAGCCTTCTGATAATATTTATCCTCTAGCCTCCTTTGCTCAGGGTAAGGATGAAGTTTTTGTAGGCAGACTCAGAAAAGATGAGAGTGTGGAATATGGGCTTAATCTATGGGTGGTGGCTGATAATATTCGTAAAGGAGCAGCGACAAATGCTGTACAAATAGCTGAATTACTTTTAGAAAAGGACTTAATAGGATGCTCATAG
- the dapA gene encoding 4-hydroxy-tetrahydrodipicolinate synthase: MEIFRGSGVAIVTPFDEKEINFKQLGKNLDWHVQQGTDAIIVCGTTGEASTMSEQEQKETIKFTVERIHGRIPVIAGTGSNNTAHTIEMSKYAEGLGVDGLLIINPYYNKSTQQGIIAHFTAIADAVSTPIIVYNVPGRTGMNITAATLQTLSKHKNIVGVKEASGNISQIADIAALCGPDFAIYSGNDDQVVPILSLGGIGVISVSANIVPKDMHDLVMKYLQGDVKKSLEIQLKMNSLNHALFIETNPIPIKTAMNLLGFEAGHLRLPLVNMEPKNLENLKRALTDYGFALD, from the coding sequence ATGGAAATTTTCAGAGGATCTGGAGTAGCTATTGTGACTCCTTTTGATGAAAAGGAAATCAATTTTAAGCAACTTGGTAAAAATTTAGACTGGCATGTCCAGCAAGGTACCGATGCAATTATTGTCTGTGGCACCACAGGCGAGGCCTCTACCATGAGTGAGCAAGAACAGAAGGAAACCATTAAATTCACGGTAGAAAGAATTCATGGACGTATTCCCGTGATTGCAGGCACAGGTAGCAATAATACTGCCCATACTATAGAAATGTCCAAATATGCTGAGGGTTTAGGGGTAGATGGTCTTCTAATTATTAATCCCTATTATAATAAGTCCACGCAGCAGGGAATTATTGCCCATTTTACGGCTATAGCTGACGCAGTATCTACTCCGATTATTGTTTACAATGTTCCCGGAAGAACGGGAATGAATATAACTGCTGCTACTCTACAGACTCTATCAAAACATAAAAATATTGTAGGCGTAAAGGAAGCCAGTGGTAACATTAGTCAAATCGCTGATATCGCTGCGCTATGTGGACCTGATTTTGCTATTTATTCTGGAAATGATGATCAAGTAGTACCCATATTGTCTCTTGGGGGAATTGGAGTAATCTCTGTTTCTGCCAATATTGTACCCAAGGATATGCATGATCTGGTCATGAAATATCTTCAGGGAGATGTGAAAAAAAGTCTGGAAATACAGCTTAAAATGAATTCCCTAAATCATGCTCTTTTTATAGAAACCAACCCTATTCCCATTAAAACTGCTATGAATCTTTTGGGCTTTGAAGCGGGTCATCTTCGTCTTCCCTTGGTAAATATGGAGCCAAAAAACCTAGAAAACTTAAAGAGAGCTTTAACAGATTATGGTTTTGCTTTAGATTAA
- the dapB gene encoding 4-hydroxy-tetrahydrodipicolinate reductase has protein sequence MLKVILSGCNGAMGQVITKFIESNPDIHITAGFDRNPDKFHNSYPVYNDLSLCHEEANVIIDFSHHHAFEHIVDFALQRKFPLVMATTGLTAENKERLLELSTTLPIFHSANMSLGVNVVLEIVQKISKVLEDSFDIEIIEKHHNKKADAPSGTALMLAEGIDQSLKEDRIFVYGRHTKEDHRGKKDIGIHAIRGGTIVGEHTVLYAGNDEIIEIKHRALSKNIFAAGAIKAAQYILGKEKGYYNMGTLLEENK, from the coding sequence ATGTTAAAAGTGATTTTAAGCGGATGTAATGGAGCTATGGGCCAGGTAATCACTAAGTTTATTGAATCTAATCCTGATATTCACATTACAGCTGGTTTTGATAGAAACCCTGATAAATTTCATAACTCTTATCCGGTATATAATGATCTATCCTTATGCCATGAAGAGGCTAATGTGATTATCGATTTTTCCCATCATCACGCCTTTGAGCATATTGTGGATTTTGCTTTACAAAGAAAATTTCCTCTAGTCATGGCAACCACTGGTTTGACCGCAGAAAATAAAGAAAGGTTGCTGGAACTTTCCACTACTCTTCCCATTTTTCATAGTGCCAATATGTCCTTGGGAGTAAATGTGGTTCTAGAAATAGTACAAAAAATTTCAAAAGTCCTAGAGGACTCCTTTGATATAGAAATCATTGAAAAACATCATAATAAAAAAGCGGATGCCCCCAGCGGTACAGCCTTAATGCTAGCAGAAGGTATTGACCAATCCCTAAAGGAAGATAGAATTTTTGTCTATGGACGCCATACCAAAGAGGATCATCGGGGGAAAAAGGATATCGGCATTCATGCCATAAGGGGAGGCACTATAGTAGGAGAACACACCGTACTCTATGCAGGAAATGATGAAATCATTGAAATTAAACATCGTGCCCTATCTAAAAATATCTTTGCTGCTGGGGCAATAAAAGCTGCCCAATATATCCTTGGGAAGGAAAAGGGTTATTACAATATGGGAACACTTTTGGAGGAAAATAAATAA
- the dapD gene encoding 2,3,4,5-tetrahydropyridine-2,6-dicarboxylate N-acetyltransferase: protein MGNKNLSKHFDLTDPYEIAKYIKAAQKSTPVKVYIQGDLSSSYFGDIKYFGQDKFWILFGEKEEVHSFLEKYKKQIKQVHMENDRRHSAIPQLDLLNIDARIEPGAVIREGAHIGKNAVIMMGAVINIGASVGEGSMVDMNAVIGARGNLGKNVHLGAGAVVAGVLEPPSSTPVIIEDDVVVGANAVILEGVRIGRGAVVAAGSIVTKDVEPGMVVAGSPAKIIKHKDEKTADKTKLLEDLRG, encoded by the coding sequence ATGGGAAATAAAAATTTAAGTAAGCACTTTGATTTAACCGATCCCTATGAAATTGCCAAATATATAAAAGCTGCTCAAAAATCTACACCTGTGAAGGTTTATATTCAGGGAGACCTATCATCCTCATATTTTGGTGACATAAAATATTTTGGTCAGGATAAATTCTGGATTTTATTTGGGGAAAAGGAAGAAGTTCATTCTTTTCTAGAAAAATACAAAAAACAAATTAAGCAAGTGCATATGGAAAACGATAGGCGTCATTCCGCCATCCCCCAATTAGATTTGCTAAATATTGATGCCAGGATAGAACCAGGAGCTGTCATTAGAGAAGGTGCCCACATCGGGAAAAATGCCGTCATTATGATGGGAGCAGTGATTAATATTGGAGCAAGTGTTGGAGAAGGCAGCATGGTAGATATGAATGCTGTTATTGGTGCGCGGGGGAACTTAGGTAAAAATGTTCATCTAGGAGCAGGTGCTGTGGTGGCCGGGGTTTTAGAGCCTCCTAGTAGTACTCCAGTCATAATAGAAGATGATGTTGTCGTCGGGGCCAATGCGGTTATTTTAGAAGGCGTTAGAATTGGAAGAGGTGCTGTGGTAGCAGCGGGTTCTATCGTCACCAAAGATGTGGAACCAGGTATGGTAGTGGCCGGCTCCCCTGCAAAAATTATTAAACATAAAGACGAAAAAACAGCGGATAAAACTAAGCTTTTAGAGGATTTAAGGGGCTAG
- a CDS encoding sulfite exporter TauE/SafE family protein — protein MINVVLGALGIFVASFAVVFGLDLNKHKGNLEQETSWATTGIAGLIINFMDTLGIGSFAPLTATLRGFKQVEDKVLPGTLNVSCTIPVVLEAFLFISAVEVEIITLICMLGAAVVGAVIGAGIVSKLPEKTIQMVMGIALVATAFLMLAGQLNWIEGLGTGTALGLSGTKLILAIVGNFILGALMTAGIGLYAPCMALVYVLGMSPAVAFPIMMGSCAFLMPAASMKFVREGAYNRKASLGITIGGIIGVIIAVRFFSSLSLDLLTWLVIVVVSYTAITLLKSAFKPKSVDTIVSE, from the coding sequence ATGATTAATGTAGTTTTAGGTGCTCTAGGGATCTTTGTAGCATCATTTGCGGTAGTTTTTGGATTAGACCTAAATAAACACAAAGGCAATTTAGAGCAAGAAACAAGCTGGGCAACTACCGGCATCGCTGGACTTATCATTAACTTTATGGACACTTTAGGTATCGGAAGTTTTGCTCCACTAACAGCTACACTCAGGGGCTTTAAACAAGTAGAAGACAAGGTATTGCCAGGGACACTCAATGTCTCCTGTACCATTCCTGTAGTATTGGAAGCTTTCTTGTTTATCTCTGCTGTAGAAGTAGAAATTATTACTTTGATTTGTATGTTAGGTGCAGCTGTAGTAGGTGCAGTAATCGGAGCAGGAATTGTTTCTAAACTGCCAGAGAAAACCATACAAATGGTTATGGGTATTGCTCTTGTAGCTACTGCATTTTTAATGCTAGCTGGTCAACTGAATTGGATTGAAGGACTAGGAACAGGGACTGCCCTTGGCCTAAGTGGAACAAAATTAATCCTTGCAATCGTAGGAAACTTCATCCTAGGAGCCCTAATGACAGCAGGTATTGGACTTTATGCTCCCTGTATGGCCTTGGTATATGTGCTAGGAATGTCTCCAGCAGTAGCTTTCCCTATAATGATGGGATCTTGTGCATTCCTAATGCCAGCAGCTTCCATGAAGTTTGTAAGAGAAGGAGCCTATAATAGAAAAGCTTCTCTAGGCATTACCATAGGTGGTATTATTGGGGTAATCATAGCCGTTCGTTTCTTTAGTTCTTTATCGTTGGATTTATTGACTTGGTTGGTAATCGTAGTTGTAAGTTACACAGCGATTACATTGTTAAAATCAGCTTTTAAACCTAAATCAGTAGATACGATTGTATCTGAATAA
- a CDS encoding proline racemase → MKFSKSIHAIDSHTEGEPTRVVIGGIPAIPGKTMPEKKAYLEENLDYVRTAIMHEPRGHNDMFGSIITQPTSEEADLGIIFMDGGGYLNMCGHGSIGASTVAVETGMVPMVEPVTELTLEAPAGLIKSKVFVENEKVKEVSIVNVPAFLYKEDVEVEVPEVGKITLDISFGGSFFAIVSAHQLGLKVVPDNATKLKEIGLLIRDIVNEQVEIQHPTLSHIKTVDLVEIYDEPTHPEATYKNVVIFGEGQVDRSPCGTGTSAKMATLHAKGELKEGQLFVYESILGTLFKGKILGTTKVADFDAVIPEITGSAYITGFNHFVIDEDDPVKHGFILK, encoded by the coding sequence GTGAAATTTTCAAAAAGTATTCATGCCATAGACTCCCATACCGAGGGGGAACCAACACGAGTGGTTATAGGAGGAATACCAGCAATACCAGGAAAAACTATGCCTGAGAAAAAAGCCTATTTAGAAGAAAATCTAGATTATGTTAGAACAGCTATCATGCATGAACCTAGAGGACATAACGATATGTTTGGTTCTATTATTACTCAGCCTACTTCTGAAGAGGCTGATTTGGGAATTATCTTCATGGATGGTGGCGGATATTTAAATATGTGTGGTCATGGTTCTATAGGGGCTTCTACTGTAGCGGTAGAAACAGGAATGGTACCTATGGTAGAACCTGTTACAGAATTAACCTTAGAAGCCCCAGCCGGATTAATCAAATCTAAAGTTTTCGTAGAAAATGAAAAAGTAAAGGAAGTATCTATCGTTAATGTACCAGCTTTCCTTTATAAAGAAGATGTAGAAGTAGAAGTACCTGAGGTGGGGAAAATAACTTTAGATATTTCTTTTGGAGGTAGCTTTTTTGCTATAGTCAGTGCTCATCAATTGGGATTAAAGGTAGTCCCCGATAATGCAACTAAATTAAAGGAAATCGGACTTCTAATTCGCGATATTGTTAATGAGCAAGTGGAAATTCAACATCCAACATTAAGCCATATCAAGACCGTTGATCTTGTAGAAATCTATGATGAACCTACCCATCCTGAGGCAACTTATAAAAATGTAGTTATCTTTGGAGAAGGGCAAGTAGATCGTTCACCTTGCGGCACTGGAACTTCAGCCAAAATGGCTACCCTACACGCCAAAGGAGAATTAAAAGAGGGCCAATTGTTTGTATATGAAAGTATTTTAGGTACTTTATTTAAAGGGAAGATCCTTGGAACTACTAAAGTAGCAGATTTTGATGCAGTCATTCCTGAAATTACAGGTTCTGCATATATTACTGGATTTAATCATTTTGTGATTGATGAAGATGATCCTGTAAAACATGGATTTATATTGAAATAA
- a CDS encoding glycine/sarcosine/betaine reductase component B subunit, whose product MGVGPSTKETTLHHFRDPLLDVATSDDDLDVVGVMLVGTPQDNADKNFVGQRVGAWLEAMRVDGAILSCDGWGNSHVDYANTIEEIGKRNIPLVGMTFVGTQAQFVVTNKYMDTIVDFNKSKEGIETEVVGENTVNHIDAKKAVALLKLKMRRRD is encoded by the coding sequence ATGGGAGTAGGACCTTCAACCAAGGAAACAACTCTTCACCATTTTAGAGATCCCCTATTGGATGTAGCGACTTCTGATGATGATCTCGACGTGGTAGGAGTAATGTTAGTGGGTACACCCCAAGACAATGCAGATAAAAACTTTGTGGGGCAAAGAGTAGGGGCATGGTTAGAAGCCATGAGAGTAGACGGAGCTATATTGTCCTGTGATGGCTGGGGCAACAGCCATGTGGATTATGCCAATACTATAGAGGAAATCGGAAAGAGAAATATACCATTGGTGGGTATGACCTTTGTAGGCACACAAGCCCAATTTGTAGTGACCAATAAATACATGGATACCATCGTGGATTTCAACAAATCAAAAGAAGGTATTGAAACAGAGGTAGTGGGTGAAAATACCGTAAATCATATAGATGCTAAGAAGGCCGTTGCATTACTAAAATTAAAAATGCGAAGGAGAGATTAA
- the prdD gene encoding proline reductase cluster protein PrdD, whose translation MDNELEMRRLVIKAYHMEEVVIGEGFSIGKNKLTIPLDFFKDKIVENKYIENIDLHIIKPQEHDIEVNSIMDILPISTKVLGRLGEGITHTLTGVYVMMTGADAQGNQMAEFGSSEGILNKQLFLERAGTPGKKDIIIHIDITFKEGLMSSRKYPLEGHKYCDQFVQEIRKVMKKLPGRDYTEKHEFYDKIRPGKKRVAIVKQIAGQGAMYDNQLFTKEPSGFEGGKSIIDIGNVPIIMSPNEYRDGALRSMT comes from the coding sequence ATCGACAATGAGTTAGAAATGAGAAGATTGGTGATAAAGGCCTATCACATGGAAGAAGTTGTTATAGGAGAGGGCTTTTCCATCGGAAAGAACAAGCTCACTATACCCTTAGATTTCTTTAAAGATAAAATTGTAGAGAATAAATATATAGAAAATATAGATCTTCATATCATCAAACCCCAAGAGCATGATATTGAGGTAAATAGCATTATGGATATTCTGCCAATTTCCACAAAAGTATTGGGAAGATTAGGAGAAGGGATTACCCATACTCTTACAGGAGTCTATGTCATGATGACAGGGGCTGATGCCCAAGGAAATCAAATGGCAGAGTTTGGTTCCTCTGAAGGCATATTAAATAAGCAGTTATTTCTGGAAAGAGCAGGAACACCAGGGAAGAAGGATATCATTATTCATATAGATATTACCTTCAAAGAGGGACTAATGTCCAGTAGGAAATATCCTCTAGAGGGGCATAAATATTGTGATCAATTTGTTCAGGAAATTAGGAAGGTTATGAAGAAGTTACCAGGTCGTGATTATACCGAAAAACATGAGTTTTACGATAAAATTAGGCCTGGTAAAAAAAGGGTAGCAATTGTTAAACAAATAGCAGGCCAAGGAGCCATGTATGACAACCAATTGTTTACCAAAGAACCTTCTGGTTTTGAAGGGGGAAAATCTATCATTGATATAGGAAATGTTCCAATAATTATGAGTCCCAATGAATATAGGGATGGGGCATTACGCTCTATGACCTAA
- the prdB gene encoding D-proline reductase (dithiol) protein PrdB, producing the protein MSLTIVKGLQSEIFAPITPPSVFTPVTMELKDMKVALATAAGVHLKSDKRFNLAGDFSFREIPGTASASDLMVSHGGYDNGDVNKDVNCMFPIDRLKELKEEGLIGDIAETHIGFMGGGGNQQKFTEETGPQIAQLLKDEGVDAVLMTAGUGTCHRSAVIVQRAIEEAGIPTIIIAALPPVVRQNGTPRAVAPLVPMGANAGAPNDPEMQRDICRDSLKQLIEIQTPGKIVPLPYEYVAKV; encoded by the coding sequence ATGAGTTTAACAATTGTAAAGGGATTACAATCTGAAATTTTTGCTCCCATTACACCACCTTCAGTATTTACTCCTGTGACTATGGAATTAAAGGATATGAAGGTAGCATTGGCTACAGCTGCTGGTGTGCACTTAAAGAGTGATAAAAGATTTAACTTAGCAGGGGATTTTAGCTTTAGAGAAATTCCTGGAACAGCTTCTGCTAGCGATTTAATGGTATCCCACGGTGGATATGATAATGGAGATGTCAATAAAGACGTTAACTGTATGTTCCCCATTGACCGTTTAAAGGAATTAAAAGAAGAGGGCTTAATCGGTGATATCGCCGAAACCCATATAGGATTCATGGGTGGCGGTGGAAATCAACAGAAATTCACCGAGGAAACAGGGCCACAAATTGCACAGCTTCTAAAAGATGAAGGTGTAGATGCAGTTCTTATGACAGCAGGCTGAGGTACCTGCCACCGCTCTGCCGTGATTGTGCAGAGAGCGATTGAGGAAGCAGGCATCCCTACTATTATTATTGCCGCTCTTCCTCCAGTAGTACGACAAAACGGTACGCCAAGAGCAGTTGCTCCCCTTGTACCTATGGGAGCTAATGCTGGAGCACCTAATGATCCAGAAATGCAAAGAGATATTTGTAGAGATTCCTTAAAACAACTCATTGAGATTCAAACACCTGGAAAAATTGTACCATTACCATATGAATATGTTGCTAAAGTTTAA
- a CDS encoding CBO2463/CBO2479 domain-containing protein, translated as MHMKYGDKIIYMEGIITEVKDGAVEIDFKGRLGHIKVPMRMLITDYPLEVGQEIGLNMSYLEVLSPEINEKYRSNLDRQKNR; from the coding sequence ATGCATATGAAATATGGTGACAAGATTATATATATGGAAGGAATCATCACAGAGGTAAAAGATGGTGCTGTAGAAATAGATTTCAAAGGTAGATTAGGTCATATCAAAGTCCCTATGAGAATGCTTATTACTGACTACCCCTTAGAGGTAGGACAAGAAATAGGACTGAACATGAGTTATTTAGAGGTGTTAAGTCCTGAAATCAATGAAAAATATCGTAGTAATTTAGACAGACAGAAAAATAGATAG